DNA sequence from the Cottoperca gobio chromosome 10, fCotGob3.1, whole genome shotgun sequence genome:
agatttttaaaaaagttattattttgagGGAGATTTAGAGAGAAATTAACACGCGTTCGTGTTTTCTGTTGGCAAAGAGTCTAATAACAGGAAGTCACGATACGTCCGTCCCAAACACACACCGACCTTCCTAAACAGGAAATGCACATAGTTCCGCTTGTACTTGTTATAAGCTGTTataagttaaagccttttattgtcattgtacaaagtacaacgagattcagagtgcaactctgtctcagtgtgcaaaaaaatacaaagacatgcataacattaaaaacacagcagtaggacagacaacataagcaatcatacggggggaataaatagtttatacattttaaaagtgcaatcagagtgtttatgtgtatgaagatggttatggttattgcattaggtgtggtggttaagcagcctgacggcccaggggtagaaactgttttttagtctgtttgtccGTCATTTGAAGCGCCTGTATCTTCTcccagaaggcaggagagagaccagtctgtgacctgggtgagagctgtcctttattattttgtttgctctgctgaggcagcgggaggtggagatgtgtcCCAGAGAGGGCAGGGGGCAGCCAACGGTGTTCTCTGCCATCCTaatcactctctgcagggctttcttgtccgcagctgaacatccagcataccacacagagatggagtatGAAAGCACGCTCTCGATGGTCGCCCAGTAGAaggacaccagcagcttcttgttcagtctgttcctccGTAGCACCCTCAGAAAATGTAGTCGCTGCTGGGCCTTCTTAACTGATGCAGTGGTATGTGCTGTCCAGCTGAGGCTCTCCGAAATTTGAACCCCCAGGAACTTAAAGGTGGGGACCCTCTCCAGCCTCTATCCATTGAGGTGAAGGGGGGCGGGTTCTGGACGGTGTTTTCTGAAGTCtatgatgatttattttgttttgcttgtgttcaGATGTAGGTTGTTAGCTGAACACCACGCAGACAGCTTCAGGATCTCGTCTCTGTATGCCGACTCGTCGTCTCCCTTATATATTTAGCCGACCACAGTGGTGTCATCTGCAAATTGTATAATGGAGTTATGATGAGTTGATGGAAAggtgtttgtaaatgtattattgacATCTTGTACAAAGATTTTTGCATTATTATATAAACATGTTACATTCGCATTCTTTACAGGATATATTCTGACAggacatttacatattttgatTATTCTAGCCAAATTGCATATACATAAGTAAGTTTACAAGCCAAAGGACCCTTCCGGCTGTTTTTCCAAAGATTTTGAACTGTACatataaacaattaaatattttacaaataaaaatgcgATTAAAAACTGTGTTGCCTGTGTAATGTGTATTAGTGAGTCAGTATTTTTTCTCCTGGatataatttctttttttaaattataattataataatgcagTAGCctatgtattgttttgttttttattgaagtAGAAAATGTGATGCATCATCAGTAGTAGTCTCTTCAGAAAACTGAGCAagtttccatttcttttttattattattgttattataagcATAGCAATAACAGTAATGCAGTCCTTTGCAATAAAGATTTTTGGATCTAATTTATCGTCTCTGGTCAATTTGAGCATTTCTTTGATACGTTGTGCGCGCTCCCGCGAGGGTCGTGCGTCTCTCATGGGAGGAACTCGGCACAACAACAGAAGGTCAAAACAATGTGGACTTTTAACCAAACAGAAACCACTCGGAATAAATTAGTTTGTGATgctacacaacaacacaagtaGTCTGCGTGCGTCTGTTACAACAGAGACGCGTGGCAAAACAGCTCAGTAAAGCAAGATGTCTTCTCCCGTGAAACTGGAAAGAAACGTGAATCCGCAGGTGAATAAAAAAGTCGAGGAGGCAATGGCAATGGAGTACTTCTTCACGGAGTTGAATGCGACCGCTACGTGCCTCATCTGCAGGCAAAACGTGTTGTTTAAGGAGTTCAATATGAAGCGGCATTACATAGACAAACACGCCCGGGAGTATGATGCATAcaagggaaggaggaggaaaaccATGTCCGATGAGCTTCATGCAGACTTCAATCGCTCCGTGGGGATTTCAGCAGGCCCCATCTGTGGAAAAGAATCTGAACCAggtatttaactttattttatagaaacttttttaatttttctttattttgtagagatatacatttattttgaagggcGTGAACCGGTAGTAATCACGACGATAAACCCGGCGTGGAAAAAGTAAACAATTTTCTCCTGAAATAACGCCCAGACGctatttaattgttgtttttacgcTAACAGGAGGTCAACCTGTTATTTGTAGTATGTCTTGTAATGGTATTTATTTACAATTGTGTAGCGTTAGTTGTTATTCCTACACGACGGCGACTCCTTGCGGCTGCTCGGGCAGTGATGCTGTGGCTGCAGGGGAAGCTGTCTGTTGTTAGCGATTGTGTCGGTAGCCAGCTAAATTACTACGCTCGGGTGTAGTGGTCCTGCTTAGTCTTGGCAGAAAACATCAGGGTTGCAGGTAAACAGAAGTTATTTTATGTGCAGCCATTTGAAGTAGCAAGATTGCAAGTATCCATTGTTGTTGTATTTgaagctagcatgctaacatgatgcTAAACAGGAGGCCGCACTGTCCGCTGCTGCTTAACGAGGAAGCAGCAGTTACCTTTGTTAGCTATCCATCAAAGCGTTTGAATATTACTTTAAACACACCATACATTCGTTAAATGATCCTTAGTCCACGTTCATCTTAAATAAACTTAGTCCTGCACTTGGGAAATGACAAGCGAAGCTAATATTTTAGCTAGTTTCTACAACTTTGTTAACACACGTTAACGTAAGCTAAGGTTACGTTGTTATTGTTTACTTGTataataaaaatagtataaGCATCAAAGACTAAAACACGGCCTTttagagaataataataatacgaaTAATTAATTTTTAAATTGCACCTAAACAGTAGCCAGACACAATTATCAGAGTTAATTGCTAAAtcggttttcacatacaaggattTTGCTATTGTGTATTGGTACctaacataaacatagtaagaggaaattaaattaaaaccacATAAATAAAGGATGGAGAAAACTACAATGAACATGGGGAAAAAATATTATgaaaatatatctgaattaaaatgaaagagcTGTATAGAAACAGGTGCAACATTGTTCAACAGATGTGCAATGGTTCACAGCATGAAACGTAAACAGTCTAAAGGAACAGCCATACAGCATGCCTTCATGTAACATGTGTGTTAACTCTTTTGATTCAATTTCACTGTCGTTTAGGAGCCCGtagtttgtgctgctgctgttgaattTGTGTGATACAGATCAAGTGCTTTGTATCATTTTGTCCACCCTATTTATGTCAGTGTTGGTAGACTAAGTATTAGCTTATTGCATATTTATTGTGATCAGTGCCGGTGTATATGTTGAATGATAAGTTACAAGAAATTTCAGCACAGAAAAGTTAAAATATCGATATTGGCCTCAAAATGCTTCTATTAGTCAGGCTATACTAGAAACACCTCTCAGTATAATGCACAACTACATCCTAAATGACAATGAACCTGTCTAAGACAAGAAACATTGTGACCCTCATGTATGAAGATCTTATAGTTAGCTAATACACTGGAAACTGGGAGTAACATGCAGTATtgcacaaacaaaagaaaacaagtttgAGATTAAACATCCTCTTAACAAACTTTCCAGTTGGTTACTGTCAGAACTGGAAAAGCAGGATATGACCAAAACTGAATTTGAACCAAAACCgttaatatttgtgtttaagCGCCTAATGGTGATCATGTCAATTCTGAtttgttctctttgtttttttctctccacagcCATGCCAAGTCTAAAGCTGATCTCTGCGACCGACACACAGTATTCAGCATCTGTGCTGAAGTCAATGAACGAGCAGCGAAACCATGGATTATTTTGTGACGTCACCATCATCATACAGGACAAAAAGTTCAGAGCTCACAAAACAATCCTGTCTGCCTCAAGTACATATTTCCACCAGCTCTTCAGTGTAGCTGGACAAGTGATCGAGTTAAACTTCATCAAAGCGGACATTTTTGAGGAGATTCTCAATTACATTTACAGCTCCAAGCTTATCCGTGTCCGCTCCGACACGCTTGAGGAGCTCATCAATGCTGGACAGATACTGGGAGTCAAATTCATTGCAAACTTGGGGTCACCTTTATCACAAGTTAAGGGCCTGCCTGGTTTGTCTAAGGAGACTGACACCCCCCCAGAGATGATGCCCATCATCACAGAGTCTTTCTCAATATCTTCAGAGGAATTCAATCAGACAAGCAAGCCTGCGGGTAACGACGAGGACTCGGACAGTGATGTTATGTTTGTCTCACAAACAGATGCTCAAACCAGAGCAGCCAATGAGAAAGTGAACTCTGGCGGTGTCATTGATTTAGATGATTCAGGACATGCAGCATCAAAGCGAAATGAAAAATCAAATCATGcagttgtaaaacaaaaagagaaagtcaAAGCCCCCATTAAAACATCCGCTGCAAAGCCTCTTACCGTCAGTTGTCCAACACCCAGTTTTCCTAACAGCAGCCCCCTGCGTAGTCCAGACAGCAGCTCCAATAGCTCGTCCTCCCCTGCCAGAGTTTTCTCAGGAAGCACTCCCGCAACGCCAGCCAGGACAAACTGCACCCCCGAGCCCTCGAGTGCCTCTCAGTCCTCTGAGAACAGCGATATAATGGGAGTCCACAAGAAGCAAGTCTGTGCTTCATCTCAGCAAGGGGATGTCAAAATAAAGATCTTAGATGTGTCTGAAGGAAAAGCAAATCAAAGCAACAGTCTCAAATCAGCCGTAGCAGCAAAAAAGACAGTGACACTCAACACAGCCACAGAGATCGATTCAATTTCATCCGGCTGTAAAGTCTACGCCAATATTGGAGAAAATACTTACGACATTGTCCCAGTGAAGGAAGATCCAGGCGAAGGAGGCTCTAAAGCCAATAAAGGGAAGAGATCATTAATGGCGACGCCTTTGAAACCCTTTGATAAAACACCCACGTCACCGAAGTCCGGCCCAAACAAGAAGAAGGCCAAAACGGAGCTTGAGGATCACTACGAGCTTATCATGGATGGGAAGACGTTCTACGTCTGCGTCGTCTGTAAGCGCCCCTATGTCTGTCTGACGAGTCTCCGCCGTCACTTCAACACCCACTCGTGGGAAAAGAAGTACCCATGCCGCTACTGCAACAAGGTCTTTGCACTGGCCGAGTACAGAACTAAACATGAAATCCACCACACAGGAGAGCGGAGGTACCAGTGCTTGGTGTGCAACGAAATGTTCATGAACTACCAGTTACTGTCCACCCACTGCAAGCAAGCCCACAACCAGGATCCCAGcgggaggaaagagaaggatgAGACAGACAACAACTTATACCGTCTCCTGCCGTGTAAAACGGTGCAAATGAAATCGTACTCGTGGAGTACTGACGGGCAGGAAGGAGTACCCGTCATATCCGAGGATGGCAGCGTGCATCACATAACCAGCGTGGGCGAGGACGTCCACTCCTCCACACAGAGCAGGATGTTGAACTGGGACGACATCTTTATCGAGCCTGATGCTCACATGCCGCCCAATGCTCGCGCCAGACCTGGGTCAGACATGAACTCTCCTCCGCAGGGAGCCACGGAGTTTGACTTTGTTATACCAGAGAGCTACTGAGCAACACTCGCTGCTACATTACCTGTGCCTTTTTTAGGCGCCACCCCAACAATTCTTCCTCTTTTGTTCCATGTCAACAATATTCCTCCGTAATTATCAATAGTGTCTGCTTAATACACGGTCACATTAGCGTTTCCTTTTAACAAAATGTGTGCTGTAATATTGTACTAAACATGGTGATGATACACGCCAGAATAATGTCAGAGCTGCACAGTGAAATCTGATCTGTGAGTGCACCCGAGCCAGCTGGAGATTGCTTAAATTGTTCATAGTTGCAGGACGGAAATGTAATGTGACTAAATCTTTACTCATGTTTCTCTGCTTCTGTAATAGCTTTGATCTTTTGTATCATTGGAATGAATGATAGTCACGTTAGCAAGAAATACATAGTTCTCACGCAGTAAAATCGTTAAGAAAATAGTTTATATGGATGATAACAATTCCATGCAAGAATCAAAAACTGCCCCAGAAATGTAAGGCATTACTCACTAGCTGTAATAAAGTATCTGAAGCATTCAGATACtatttcatttaacattttaggCAATGTTTCCCTAAAGCAGCCCACTGAGCTTCATTTCATTTGAAGTATGATGTGATTTTCTGTGTAACCAGGATGTTTACAGGAAACATTAATGGTTTTGGTGGTTTTAACAGGTTTGTGTAAAGTACAGGAAGGTGTCACGTAATAAAAATAAGGTCGCTCAATCATGAATCAAATAGAAATTCCATTTTCCCATTTGAGACTACGTTAAACCAAATTTCTTTAGAAGAGAATTGTTAATTATGATCGGAAATGTTATTTCATTGTGTGATCTGTGGCGatcccacgtgtgtgtgtgtgtgtattgtgtcaGGGAAGATATACAATggttatttaattttaaaccGGTTCATTTGTTTTGACCATGAAACAccacctgttttattttgatacacctgtactttttaattttctatgcttgccatgttgtttccaaaatgttattttaatgccATAATCTGCTGGCTACATAGTGTAGGCTACAGATGTTGCATACAAATGTGATGATAGGATTGATATGAATTGAGGATTGTTTCAGTCCGTACACATAGCACTTAGTGTTGgttcagggcagatttctttgtaatatttttaactttttcaaTCTTTTTCCATTGTGTCAAAATGTAGTAATTGGTCAGTATGATTAACAGAAAAAGTAATGCTAACAATGGAATCTATTCTACTTCATGTCATTCAATAAAGTCATGcaggatttgttttttaaataacagattaacatttgtgtgtgatgtACAGTGAATTTGTGTTAATCCCactttttgtcttcttttaaaaacagatgtATCCATTAGGTTTCTAGGGATAGATGAAATGAAATACTCAGTTCTGTTGGCATTGTACAAAATGTCCCTTTTCTGTCGATTAGCAACG
Encoded proteins:
- the zbtb33 gene encoding transcriptional regulator Kaiso isoform X1, with amino-acid sequence MSSPVKLERNVNPQVNKKVEEAMAMEYFFTELNATATCLICRQNVLFKEFNMKRHYIDKHAREYDAYKGRRRKTMSDELHADFNRSVGISAGPICGKESEPAMPSLKLISATDTQYSASVLKSMNEQRNHGLFCDVTIIIQDKKFRAHKTILSASSTYFHQLFSVAGQVIELNFIKADIFEEILNYIYSSKLIRVRSDTLEELINAGQILGVKFIANLGSPLSQVKGLPGLSKETDTPPEMMPIITESFSISSEEFNQTSKPAGNDEDSDSDVMFVSQTDAQTRAANEKVNSGGVIDLDDSGHAASKRNEKSNHAVVKQKEKVKAPIKTSAAKPLTVSCPTPSFPNSSPLRSPDSSSNSSSSPARVFSGSTPATPARTNCTPEPSSASQSSENSDIMGVHKKQVCASSQQGDVKIKILDVSEGKANQSNSLKSAVAAKKTVTLNTATEIDSISSGCKVYANIGENTYDIVPVKEDPGEGGSKANKGKRSLMATPLKPFDKTPTSPKSGPNKKKAKTELEDHYELIMDGKTFYVCVVCKRPYVCLTSLRRHFNTHSWEKKYPCRYCNKVFALAEYRTKHEIHHTGERRYQCLVCNEMFMNYQLLSTHCKQAHNQDPSGRKEKDETDNNLYRLLPCKTVQMKSYSWSTDGQEGVPVISEDGSVHHITSVGEDVHSSTQSRMLNWDDIFIEPDAHMPPNARARPGSDMNSPPQGATEFDFVIPESY
- the zbtb33 gene encoding transcriptional regulator Kaiso isoform X2 produces the protein MPSLKLISATDTQYSASVLKSMNEQRNHGLFCDVTIIIQDKKFRAHKTILSASSTYFHQLFSVAGQVIELNFIKADIFEEILNYIYSSKLIRVRSDTLEELINAGQILGVKFIANLGSPLSQVKGLPGLSKETDTPPEMMPIITESFSISSEEFNQTSKPAGNDEDSDSDVMFVSQTDAQTRAANEKVNSGGVIDLDDSGHAASKRNEKSNHAVVKQKEKVKAPIKTSAAKPLTVSCPTPSFPNSSPLRSPDSSSNSSSSPARVFSGSTPATPARTNCTPEPSSASQSSENSDIMGVHKKQVCASSQQGDVKIKILDVSEGKANQSNSLKSAVAAKKTVTLNTATEIDSISSGCKVYANIGENTYDIVPVKEDPGEGGSKANKGKRSLMATPLKPFDKTPTSPKSGPNKKKAKTELEDHYELIMDGKTFYVCVVCKRPYVCLTSLRRHFNTHSWEKKYPCRYCNKVFALAEYRTKHEIHHTGERRYQCLVCNEMFMNYQLLSTHCKQAHNQDPSGRKEKDETDNNLYRLLPCKTVQMKSYSWSTDGQEGVPVISEDGSVHHITSVGEDVHSSTQSRMLNWDDIFIEPDAHMPPNARARPGSDMNSPPQGATEFDFVIPESY